The SAR202 cluster bacterium DNA window ACAAGAGAGGATAATGCTATACTTCCCAAGGCGCTGGTGCGCCCACATGGCCGTTAGCGCCGTCGCACTCCTTGCCTTCGCCGCGTGCGATGACCCCGGCACGCCGCAGGATGCAACGCCTACCGCGCTCGCCGGAAGCAACGCAATTCCGGCGTCCCAATCGGAAGCCAGCCCATCCCCAACGGCCACCCTACCCAGCGCGGCCATGCCTTCGCCGACGCCAACCCTGACGGCAAACCCGACGGCCGTGGAGACGTCGCCAACCCCCACACCCTCCCTTACGCCCACCCGGACCGCGACGCCGTTCATCTTCATGGTCCTCACCCCGAACATAGTAACGCGCACGCCGACGCCCAGGACTGTTGCGACCGCAACTCCGTCGCGCGTCCCCACTGCCACTCGACCACCCACTTTCACGCCCACTCCACGGCCCACGCTCCAACCCACGCATACGCCCACTCCCCTGCCAGACGACGTATCCGCCACCAGCACAACAGCATTAATCCCTCCGGCGACACCTGTCGTCCCCTCCCCGACGCCGCCGCGAGAGCGGCTCCTCATCTCAGAGGTTTTCAGGCGCACCATCCCATCCGTAGTCCACATCCTTTCTCGCATTGAGGACTCGCCGCTGCACCCCGTCCGCGAGACCGTCGGCTCCGGCATCGTCATCAGCGAGCAGGGCTATATTCTGACTAACAACCACGTGGTGGAAGGGGCGACAAGGATCACGGTGACACTGCACGATGGCCGCATACAGGACGCAAGCATCGTAGGCGGAGGCCCCAAGACGGATACGGCCGTGCTTTACCTGGACAATGCAACCGGCCTGCAGCCGGCCGATTTGCTCGAAGATATGCACAGCGTTGAGATCGGCGAAGAGGTGGTCGCCATCGGCCACGCGCTGGGCTTCCCGGGGGGCCCACAATCACCTGAGGCATCATAAGCAACATGGGCCTCTCGATAGAGACCGACCCCGAGTTCCAGATCACCATCGTGGACCTGATTGCGCACCAGGCGCCGATAAACCCGGGCAACAGCGGCGGGCCGCTCGTGAACCTCTACGGGCAGGTCATCGGGATCAATACCGCCATCATCCAGAACAGCGGGCTGGGCTTTGCGATAAACATCGTGGACGCGCGCGATGTGGCGTCGCAGCTCATCGACAGGGGGGTAGTGGACCGCGGCTACCTGGGTATCCGGCCCATCAATCTCACGGCGGAGCGGATCAACACACTGGGCCTGAACCTGCCGCCTGAAGTGCGGGACGGGGTGCTCGTCGTTCTGGTGCACCCGGACTCCCCGGCCGCCCTCGCCGGTCTTACCGAAGGCGACGTGATCGTCCATCTCGGTGAGAAGCGTATCGCCAGCGCCGGCGACGTTTCGAAGTACCTGACCGCACACCTGGCAGGCGAGACCTTCGAGATGGTCTACTTCCGACTCGGCCAGCGCATCACCATCGCCACTACCCTCACGGAGCGCCCACCGGACGCTCCGTGAGGGCGGGCAGTGGGCAGTGAGCAGTCGGCCAATCCAGCAGCCAAAAGGCAGGTGTTGGGTGTTAGACCAGATGCTGCGTGGGCTCGCGCCAGGAAGAGCGCTCCGTACGCTGCAGGAACTCCGCGTGAAGGGTCTTGCTTGAGGCGATCAGGCCGTCGCCGTAGAGTGTCATTGGCTTGCCGTTGCGGTCCGTGATCACGCCGCCCGCCTCTCGCACCATCAGGATGCCCGCCACCATGTCCCACGGCGAGAGGCTGTGGTGGAAATAGAGGTCCGTCCTGCCGGATGCCGCATACGAGAGCCCGAGCGCGGAAGAGCCCATGATGCGCGAGGTCTGCATATTCGGCCAGAGGCCGCGCAGCAGATCCAGCGCCTTCGCGGCGCCCGGGCTATTGTAGCCCAGGTCCACGCCTATGACGCACTCCCTGAGGGCTGTCTTCTCGGACACCTTAACAGGGAGGCAGTTAAGGAATGCGCCCTCGCCCTTCTCCGCCTCGAACATGTCTTCCCTGACGGGGTCGTAGTTCACCCCCACCAGGATGTCGCCGTCCTTCGCCAGCCCTATGACGGTCGAGTAGAAGGGGATTCCCGCCGCGTAGTTGCGCGTCCCGTCCAGGGGGTCCACGATCCACGCGTACCCCTCGTCCGCCCGGATTTCTCCCGCAGACTCCTCCCCCACAAAGGTTATGTCCGGGTACTCAGCGCGGAGCGAGGAGAAGATAAGCTGCTCGACCTCAATGTCCACGTCCGTGACGATGTTCCCCGGGCCTTTGTAGCTGATCTCCTTTGAGCGGTTGAACCGGTCCAGCATCACCCTGC harbors:
- a CDS encoding PDZ domain-containing protein, translated to MGLSIETDPEFQITIVDLIAHQAPINPGNSGGPLVNLYGQVIGINTAIIQNSGLGFAINIVDARDVASQLIDRGVVDRGYLGIRPINLTAERINTLGLNLPPEVRDGVLVVLVHPDSPAALAGLTEGDVIVHLGEKRIASAGDVSKYLTAHLAGETFEMVYFRLGQRITIATTLTERPPDAP
- a CDS encoding inositol monophosphatase, giving the protein MVDITRGTSGRTAAEIARAVAIEAGRVMLDRFNRSKEISYKGPGNIVTDVDIEVEQLIFSSLRAEYPDITFVGEESAGEIRADEGYAWIVDPLDGTRNYAAGIPFYSTVIGLAKDGDILVGVNYDPVREDMFEAEKGEGAFLNCLPVKVSEKTALRECVIGVDLGYNSPGAAKALDLLRGLWPNMQTSRIMGSSALGLSYAASGRTDLYFHHSLSPWDMVAGILMVREAGGVITDRNGKPMTLYGDGLIASSKTLHAEFLQRTERSSWREPTQHLV